The following are encoded together in the Lathyrus oleraceus cultivar Zhongwan6 chromosome 3, CAAS_Psat_ZW6_1.0, whole genome shotgun sequence genome:
- the LOC127126955 gene encoding uncharacterized protein LOC127126955 isoform X1 encodes MDAIRKQLDVLMGANRNGDVREVNRKYYDRDVCRLYLVGLCPHELFQLTKMDMGPCPKVHSLQLRKEYEEARGKGIDNYERELEDVIDKLIGECDRKIGRALKRLEDDDAKAAIAISVSEVTQTPEVLELAKEIKEKLKEADKYDLEGLSDMKIRALEIVEELRIKRADKQSTLLLDAFNKDRASLPQPLPNPPPLAPLPVITPDARTQEMINEKLKKAEDLGEQGLIDEAQKALEEAEALKKLPSRQEPALDSSKYTAADVRITDQKLRVCDICGAFLSVYDSDRRLADHFGGKLHLGYMQIREKLAELQEERNKSRKIDRLDDRRSKERSRDRDREPSRDRERGESHERGRDNDRRSRDRDRHHDRDRGYDRDRDRDSSRSYDSRSRRRSRSRERSRDYDRHRRHDRY; translated from the exons ATGGATGCTATACGGAAGCAGCTCGATGTGCTCATGGGAGCCAATCGAAACGGCGACGTCCGTGAAGTTAACCGCAAGTATTACGATCGCGATGTTTGCCGTCTCTACCTCGTCGGTCTTTGCCCTCACGAACTCTTCCAGTTAACG AAAATGGATATGGGTCCTTGCCCTAAAGTTCACTCATTGCAGCTCAGAAAAGA ATACGAGGAAGCTAGAGGCAAAGGGATCGATAATTACGAGAGGGAGTTGGAGGATGTTATTGATAAGCTCATTGGTGAATGTGATAGGAAAATTGGTAGAGCTCTTAAGAGACTCGAAGATGATGATGCCAAAGCGGCAATTGCAATTTCAGTCTCTGAAGTTACTCAG ACACCAGAAGTGCTTGAGTTGGCCAAAGAAATCAAAGAGAAGTTGAAAGAAGCTGATAAATATG ATCTTGAAGGCTTGTCAGATATGAAGATTCGAGCATTGGAGATTGTTGAAGAACTTAGAATCAAAAGAGCAGACAAACAG TCTACGCTTCTTTTAGATGCATTCAACAAAGATAGGGCATCTTTACCTCAACCTCTGCCTAATCCACCACCATTGGCACCCCTTCCTGTAATTACTCCTGATGCTCGCACACAGGAGATGATAAATGAAAAGTTGAAGAAGGCTGAGGATCTTG GTGAGCAAGGATTGATTGATGAGGCACAGAAAGCATTGGAAGAGGCTGAAGCACTTAAGAAG CTTCCTTCCAGGCAGGAGCCGGCACTGGATTCATCAAAGTATACCGCTGCAGACGTGCGGATT ACTGATCAGAAGCTACGTGTGTGCGACATCTGTGGAGCATTTCTAAGTGTGTATGACAG TGATCGTCGATTAGctgatcattttggagggaaacttcATTTAGGGTATATGCAAATTCGTGAGAAGTTGGCAGAACTTCAA GAAGAAAGAAACAAGAGTCGTAAGATTGATCGTCTTGATGACAGAAG ATCAAAAGAAAGGAGTAGGGACCGTGACAGGGAGCCAAGTAGGGACCGTGAACGTGGTGAGAGCCATGAGCGAGGGCGAGACAATGATCGCAGAAGCAGGGACCGTGATAGACACCATGATAGAGACCGTGGATATGACCGAGATCGGGACAGAGACTCATCCCGCTCATATGATTCAAGAAGTCGTCGGAGGTCACGATCTCGAGAGCGTTCTAGAGATTATGATCGTCATAG GCGTCATGATCGGTACTAG
- the LOC127126955 gene encoding uncharacterized protein LOC127126955 isoform X2 — protein MDAIRKQLDVLMGANRNGDVREVNRKYYDRDVCRLYLVGLCPHELFQLTKMDMGPCPKVHSLQLRKEYEEARGKGIDNYERELEDVIDKLIGECDRKIGRALKRLEDDDAKAAIAISVSEVTQTPEVLELAKEIKEKLKEADKYDLEGLSDMKIRALEIVEELRIKRADKQSTLLLDAFNKDRASLPQPLPNPPPLAPLPVITPDARTQEMINEKLKKAEDLGEQGLIDEAQKALEEAEALKKLPSRQEPALDSSKYTAADVRITDQKLRVCDICGAFLSVYDSDRRLADHFGGKLHLGYMQIREKLAELQIFIWVLVSYH, from the exons ATGGATGCTATACGGAAGCAGCTCGATGTGCTCATGGGAGCCAATCGAAACGGCGACGTCCGTGAAGTTAACCGCAAGTATTACGATCGCGATGTTTGCCGTCTCTACCTCGTCGGTCTTTGCCCTCACGAACTCTTCCAGTTAACG AAAATGGATATGGGTCCTTGCCCTAAAGTTCACTCATTGCAGCTCAGAAAAGA ATACGAGGAAGCTAGAGGCAAAGGGATCGATAATTACGAGAGGGAGTTGGAGGATGTTATTGATAAGCTCATTGGTGAATGTGATAGGAAAATTGGTAGAGCTCTTAAGAGACTCGAAGATGATGATGCCAAAGCGGCAATTGCAATTTCAGTCTCTGAAGTTACTCAG ACACCAGAAGTGCTTGAGTTGGCCAAAGAAATCAAAGAGAAGTTGAAAGAAGCTGATAAATATG ATCTTGAAGGCTTGTCAGATATGAAGATTCGAGCATTGGAGATTGTTGAAGAACTTAGAATCAAAAGAGCAGACAAACAG TCTACGCTTCTTTTAGATGCATTCAACAAAGATAGGGCATCTTTACCTCAACCTCTGCCTAATCCACCACCATTGGCACCCCTTCCTGTAATTACTCCTGATGCTCGCACACAGGAGATGATAAATGAAAAGTTGAAGAAGGCTGAGGATCTTG GTGAGCAAGGATTGATTGATGAGGCACAGAAAGCATTGGAAGAGGCTGAAGCACTTAAGAAG CTTCCTTCCAGGCAGGAGCCGGCACTGGATTCATCAAAGTATACCGCTGCAGACGTGCGGATT ACTGATCAGAAGCTACGTGTGTGCGACATCTGTGGAGCATTTCTAAGTGTGTATGACAG TGATCGTCGATTAGctgatcattttggagggaaacttcATTTAGGGTATATGCAAATTCGTGAGAAGTTGGCAGAACTTCAA ATTTTCATCTGGGTTCTAGTTAGTTATCACTAG
- the LOC127126955 gene encoding uncharacterized protein LOC127126955 isoform X3, whose protein sequence is MDAIRKQLDVLMGANRNGDVREVNRKYYDRDVCRLYLVGLCPHELFQLTKMDMGPCPKVHSLQLRKEYEEARGKGIDNYERELEDVIDKLIGECDRKIGRALKRLEDDDAKAAIAISVSEVTQTPEVLELAKEIKEKLKEADKYDLEGLSDMKIRALEIVEELRIKRADKQSTLLLDAFNKDRASLPQPLPNPPPLAPLPVITPDARTQEMINEKLKKAEDLGEQGLIDEAQKALEEAEALKKLPSRQEPALDSSKYTAADVRITDQKLRVCDICGAFLSVYDSRLLCQFYEG, encoded by the exons ATGGATGCTATACGGAAGCAGCTCGATGTGCTCATGGGAGCCAATCGAAACGGCGACGTCCGTGAAGTTAACCGCAAGTATTACGATCGCGATGTTTGCCGTCTCTACCTCGTCGGTCTTTGCCCTCACGAACTCTTCCAGTTAACG AAAATGGATATGGGTCCTTGCCCTAAAGTTCACTCATTGCAGCTCAGAAAAGA ATACGAGGAAGCTAGAGGCAAAGGGATCGATAATTACGAGAGGGAGTTGGAGGATGTTATTGATAAGCTCATTGGTGAATGTGATAGGAAAATTGGTAGAGCTCTTAAGAGACTCGAAGATGATGATGCCAAAGCGGCAATTGCAATTTCAGTCTCTGAAGTTACTCAG ACACCAGAAGTGCTTGAGTTGGCCAAAGAAATCAAAGAGAAGTTGAAAGAAGCTGATAAATATG ATCTTGAAGGCTTGTCAGATATGAAGATTCGAGCATTGGAGATTGTTGAAGAACTTAGAATCAAAAGAGCAGACAAACAG TCTACGCTTCTTTTAGATGCATTCAACAAAGATAGGGCATCTTTACCTCAACCTCTGCCTAATCCACCACCATTGGCACCCCTTCCTGTAATTACTCCTGATGCTCGCACACAGGAGATGATAAATGAAAAGTTGAAGAAGGCTGAGGATCTTG GTGAGCAAGGATTGATTGATGAGGCACAGAAAGCATTGGAAGAGGCTGAAGCACTTAAGAAG CTTCCTTCCAGGCAGGAGCCGGCACTGGATTCATCAAAGTATACCGCTGCAGACGTGCGGATT ACTGATCAGAAGCTACGTGTGTGCGACATCTGTGGAGCATTTCTAAGTGTGTATGACAG CAGGCTCTTGTGCCAGTTTTACGAGGGATAA
- the LOC127126955 gene encoding uncharacterized protein LOC127126955 isoform X4: MDAIRKQLDVLMGANRNGDVREVNRKYYDRDVCRLYLVGLCPHELFQLTKMDMGPCPKVHSLQLRKEYEEARGKGIDNYERELEDVIDKLIGECDRKIGRALKRLEDDDAKAAIAISVSEVTQTPEVLELAKEIKEKLKEADKYDLEGLSDMKIRALEIVEELRIKRADKQSTLLLDAFNKDRASLPQPLPNPPPLAPLPVITPDARTQEMINEKLKKAEDLGEQGLIDEAQKALEEAEALKKLPSRQEPALDSSKYTAADVRITDQKLRVCDICGAFLSVYDRLLCQFYEG; the protein is encoded by the exons ATGGATGCTATACGGAAGCAGCTCGATGTGCTCATGGGAGCCAATCGAAACGGCGACGTCCGTGAAGTTAACCGCAAGTATTACGATCGCGATGTTTGCCGTCTCTACCTCGTCGGTCTTTGCCCTCACGAACTCTTCCAGTTAACG AAAATGGATATGGGTCCTTGCCCTAAAGTTCACTCATTGCAGCTCAGAAAAGA ATACGAGGAAGCTAGAGGCAAAGGGATCGATAATTACGAGAGGGAGTTGGAGGATGTTATTGATAAGCTCATTGGTGAATGTGATAGGAAAATTGGTAGAGCTCTTAAGAGACTCGAAGATGATGATGCCAAAGCGGCAATTGCAATTTCAGTCTCTGAAGTTACTCAG ACACCAGAAGTGCTTGAGTTGGCCAAAGAAATCAAAGAGAAGTTGAAAGAAGCTGATAAATATG ATCTTGAAGGCTTGTCAGATATGAAGATTCGAGCATTGGAGATTGTTGAAGAACTTAGAATCAAAAGAGCAGACAAACAG TCTACGCTTCTTTTAGATGCATTCAACAAAGATAGGGCATCTTTACCTCAACCTCTGCCTAATCCACCACCATTGGCACCCCTTCCTGTAATTACTCCTGATGCTCGCACACAGGAGATGATAAATGAAAAGTTGAAGAAGGCTGAGGATCTTG GTGAGCAAGGATTGATTGATGAGGCACAGAAAGCATTGGAAGAGGCTGAAGCACTTAAGAAG CTTCCTTCCAGGCAGGAGCCGGCACTGGATTCATCAAAGTATACCGCTGCAGACGTGCGGATT ACTGATCAGAAGCTACGTGTGTGCGACATCTGTGGAGCATTTCTAAGTGTGTATGACAG GCTCTTGTGCCAGTTTTACGAGGGATAA
- the LOC127126957 gene encoding protein TIC 20-II, chloroplastic, which produces MASLALLRPCTFHHTHKPSTLTLKPKRNSISFSPLSTPPSKLKLRNGVVKANLSSPAPPERLISIAAYALPFFNSLQYGHNILTQYPKFALLFDPIIPFLSFYRSLPYASFVAFFALYLGIVRNPSFPQFVRFNAMQALTLDVLLVLPVLFQRIFSPGRYGLAFKVMVWSHNVVFVFSILCFLYSALSCLLGRTPYLPFVADAAARQI; this is translated from the coding sequence ATGGCATCCCTTGCTCTTCTCCGTCCCTGCACATTCCACCACACCCACAAGCCTTCTACCCTAACCCTCAAACCAAAACGCAATTCCATTTCATTCTCACCTTTATCAACACCACCATCAAAACTCAAACTCCGAAATGGCGTCGTTAAAGCCAACCTATCCTCGCCCGCACCACCGGAGCGGTTAATCTCAATCGCCGCATACGCACTTCCATTCTTCAATTCCCTTCAATACGGTCACAACATCCTTACACAATACCCTAAATTCGCACTCCTCTTCGATCCAATCATTCCCTTCCTTTCATTCTACAGATCCCTCCCTTACGCCTCGTTTGTCGCATTCTTTGCTCTCTACCTGGGGATAGTGAGAAACCCTAGTTTCCCTCAATTTGTTAGATTCAACGCTATGCAAGCACTCACGCTCGATGTTCTCCTTGTACTTCCGGTTCTGTTTCAGAGGATCTTCTCTCCCGGTCGATATGGATTGGCCTTTAAGGTTATGGTTTGGTCTCACAATGTGGTGTTCGTTTTTAGTATTCTCTGTTTTCTTTATAGTGCTTTGTCTTGTCTTTTGGGTCGGACTCCTTACTTGCCTTTTGTTGCTGATGCTGCTGCCAGACAAATCTGA